CTGTAGACGAAGTTTACAAAACATTTTTCCCTAAAGGAATCCCTGCACGAAGAATAGTTGGTGTGACGAATATACTTAAAGATGCTTTAGTGCAAATTGATGTTGTAGTCGCAAATGCAGAGGGAACTCCTCCAAATAGATAACACATTTTTATCTAAATCACATATTCTAATTTTAAAAAAGAGCTGTCTCAATCTTTATTTGAGACAGCTCTTTTGTTTTGATTACTTCCTTAAAAATATAATGAATTCTTTATTTAAAAACGTATAATTAATATTAAAAAACAACAGAAAAAGAATACAAAAGTCGTGATTTGTGAAACCAAAGAAGTAGCGTTTGTAACTAACTTTGTTCTCAGTCCTAATGATATAGGACGCCTGAAAAATGAAACACTTATTGTATATATTAACTTGTTTTTTGACACTGGTGCTTTTTACGAAAGTAGAAAGTAAACCATTAGTTAAGGATATACATTATACTCAAAATTCATTTGAACAAAAACTTGTAAAAAAGGATTTGTCTAAACTTCAAAATGATATTTCGGCATCATTTGATATTGACGATAAATTATATGTAGAAAGTTTTGACGAGGCTGATCTTGGTGAACGTGCCGATGATAATTTTGCTTTCATCACTTTCGATGCTATAATTGCGTTTTATTCAAATTATAAGTTCCCAAGATCTGTTCTTTACACAGAATCTTCTCATCATGTGGGAACTAGCAAAACTATTCCCTTTTATATCTTATTTGGTTCCATAATGATTCCTTCTGCGAATTAAATTGTAATACTTGTCTCTTGCTTTTTAAGTTGTTTTTTTAATAAGCCAAGCAGCACATCTTTCTATCAGTTCTCTTTTTTGAGAACTCCAAATTACTTTTTAAACAGTCCTTTTTTTATCTGCCATTAATGCAAATTAATCGCGGTAGGGGCTTTTATTTTCTAAAATTCACTAACATTTTAAAATTACACTTATGCATCTTACACCAAGAGAAAGCGAAAAGTTGCTATTGCACCTTGCCGGAGAATTAGCCGCAAAAAGAAAGGCCAGAGGTCTTAAACTTAATTACCCTGAATCGATTGCTTACATCAGTGGTCATTTACTTGAAGCAGCCCGCGATGGAAAATCTGTTGCCGAATTAATGCAATACGGTGCCACATTACTTACCAGAGAAGATGTTATGGATGGTATTGCTGAGATGATACATGATGTACAAATCGAAGCAACTTTTCCTGACGGAACAAAATTAGTTACCGTTCATAGTCCAATTCGTTAATCCTAAAAAGTTTCAATTATGATTCCTGGAGAATATATTATCAGCAAAGGCGACATTGAGTGTAATGTTGGCCGAAAAACAGTTAAAGTAAAAGTTACAAATACAGCAGATCGTCCTGTACAGGTTGGATCGCACTGTCATTTTTTTGAAATCAACCGAATGATGAGTTTAGACAGAAGCAAGGCTTTTGGAATGCGTCTTAACATTGCGGCAGGTACAGCGGTGCGTTTTGAACCGGGAGAAGAAAAAGAAGTAGAATTAGTTGCATTAGGTGGCGCTAAACGTGCATTTGGTATTAATAATCTAGTAAACGGAGATACTACTCTTGAGGTTAATAAACAACATGGTTTAGAAAAGCTGAAAGCAGAAAACTTTAAAAACAAATAACAATGAGCTTGAAAATAAATAAACTGAAGTATGCCAGCATGTATGGCCCTACAACAGGCGACAAAGTTCGTTTAGGCGATACTGATATAATTATTGAAGTAGAAAAAGATTTTACCGTTTACGGAGACGAAAGCAAATTTGGAGGAGGAAAAACCATTCGTGATGGTATGTCTCAATCAAGTACGGCTACTCGTGATCAGGGAGTTTTGGATCTTGTAATTACTAATGCTACAATTATTGACCATTGGGGTATTGTAAAAGCAGATATTGGTATAAAAGACGGTAAAATTGTTGGAATTGGAAAAGCCGGAAATCCAGATACAATGGATGGTGTTGATTCAAATATGATTATTGGCGCAAGCACAGAAGCTCACGGAGGAGAAAACCTGATTGTAACTGCCGGAGGAATTGATACACATATTCACTTTATCAGTCCGCAACAAATTGAAACAGCGCTTTACAGCGGAATCACCACAATGATTGGCGGCGGAACAGGTCCGGCAGATGGTACAAATGCTACGACGATTACTCCGGGGAAATGGTATATGGAGAAAATGTTGCAGGCAGCAGAAGCATTTCCGATGAATCTTGGATTTTTTGGTAAAGGAAATTGTTCTACAGAAGCTCCTTTGGCAGAGCAGATTGAAGCTGGTGCTTTAGGTCTTAAAATCCACGAAGACTGGGGAGCATCACCTGCAGTAATTGATGCTGCATTGACAGTGGCAGATAAATACGATGTTCAGGTGGCAATCCATACCGATACATTGAATGAAGCAGGTTTCCTTGAAGATACTATGAATGCGATAAATGGTCGTGTAATTCATACTTTCCATACAGAAGGCGCCGGTGGAGGACATGCTCCTGATATTATAAAAGCAGCGATGTATCCAAATGTTTTACCAGCATCAACAAATCCTACACGTCCGTATACTGTTAATACAATTGACGAACATCTTGATATGTTGATGGTATGCCATCACTTGAGTAAAAATATTCCCGAAGATGTCGCTTTTGCAGATTCTCGTATTCGTCCGGAAACAATTGCTGCCGAAGATATTTTGCATGATATGGGAGTATTCAGCATCATGAGTTCAGATTCTCAGGCAATGGGTCGTGTTGGCGAAGTAGTTACCCGTACTTGGCAAACAGCCGATAAAATGAGAAAACAACGCGGAGATTTAGAAGAAGATAAAGGAAGTGGGAATGACAACTTCCGCGCTAAGCGTTATATCGCTAAATATACGATTAACCCTGCTATTGCTCACGGTATTTCTCAATATGTAGGATCAATAGAACCAGGTAAAATGGCTGATTTAGTATTATGGAAGCCAATGTTATTTGGTGTAAAACCAGAAATCATCATTAAAGGAGGTATGATTATCGCTGCTCGTATGGGAGATCCAAATGCTTCTATTCCAACGCCACAGCCGGTTATTTACCGCAATATGTTTGGTGCTTTTGGTAAAGCATTGTCAAAAACATGTGCAACATTTGTTTCTCAGGCATCTTTAAAAAATAATATTGTAGAAGAATACGGATTGCAAAAAATGATATTACCGGTGGTTGGTTGTAGAAATATTTCTAAAAAAGATTTAATCCATAATGACAAAACACCTGAAATCACTGTAAACTCAGAGAACTACGAAGTGCGTGTTGATGGTGAACTTATTACTTGTGAACCAGCGCATGATTTGCCATTAGCACAGCGTTATTTTTTATTCTAAAAGATTAAATGAAGAAAAGTTGCAGGTTCGCCCTGCAACATTTTCTACAGACTTTTTTAGTGTCTAAATCTGCAAGACAAACAGAGAAAAATATTCGATAAACAAAAGCATCTAAATAGTGCGATAAAAAAAGTAGATATGATTATAAATGAGGTAACAGGCAATCTTAAAGAATTTGATTTAGGAAATCGCATTATTGATCTTCTGGAAATAGAATGGTTTGAATCGACTAAGCGTATACAGCGAAAAAAAACAAAAAGGGGAGACGATATCGCTATTAAATTTTTAAAAGAAGGGCAACGCCTAAGACAAGATGATATTTTATATGCAGATGATCAAAAGGTAATTGTAGTTGCTATTCTTCCTTGTGATGCGATTGCTGTAAAACCAACAACATTACTGGAGATGGGAAGTGTGTGTTATGAAATAGGAAATAAACACCTTCCAATGTTTATTCAAAATGACGAAGTATTAGTTCCTTTTGAAGAGCCAATTTTTAAATGGTTATCAGCAAGTGGTTATAAAACCGAAAAAATTCATACACAGTTAACCAATCTGCTTAACTCAACAGTACAGCCACATGGCAGTCATAATGAAAGCAGCTCACTCTTCTTTAAAATTATGAATATTGGAAAGTAACAATGTTCAGTATTAATAAATACAACTAAAATAATGAAAAATTTTCTAGGCAGTTTGTTGCATTTAAGTGATCCTACATTGCCAATTGGCGGTTATAGCCACTCTAATGGTTTAGAAACTTACATACAGCTGAGGTTAGTAAATGATACACCATCAACAGCATTGTTTGTTCGTAATATGCTTTTAAATAATCTTCAATACAACGATGCCGCTTTTGTAAAACTGGCTTACGAAGTAACAAAAAACAATGATATTAAGGCATTGCTGCAATTGGATGATGAATGTGGAGCATTAAAAACAGCGCGTGAAATACGAGAAGCCAGCCAAAAATTAAGTTTAAGGCTTATAAAAATATTTAAAAGGCAAACGGTAGAAGGTATCATTAATGAATATGAAAAAGCAATTGTCGAAAAAAGAGCAGAAGGGCATTATTGTATTGTATTTGGAGTGTATGCTGCTTTGTTGAATATTCCGCTTCATGAAGCACTTTATGCATTCTTTTATAACGCCACTGTAGGTATGGTAACCAATGCTGTAAAGCTTGTTCCTCTGGGGCAACTTGACGGACAGGATATTTTGCACGATATGCAGGAACTAATAGAAACACTTACTGATAATGTAATTTCTCTTGATCGAAATCACGTCGGATTGTGCAATATAGGTTTAGATGTAAGATGCATGCAGCACGAACGCTTGTATTCACGATTGTACATGTCCTAAAAAAAATAATTAAAAGTAGTCACTATAGAGGACTAAAACATTCTAAAAAAATCAAATAAAATGAAAGAAAGAAAATATATCAAAATTGGAGTTGCTGGTCCTGTAGGTTCAGGTAAAACGGCATTAATAGAACGTTTATCACGTACATTAATGAACGAGTACAGCATTGGTGTTATCACGAATGATATTTATACTAAAGAAGATGCCGAGTTTTTGACTAAAAACAGCATGCTTCCTAAAGAGCGTATTATTGGTGTTGAAACTGGTGGATGTCCTCATACTGCAATTCGTGAAGATGCGAGTATGAATCTTGAAGCTGTTGAAGAAATGGCGTCTCGCTTTCCGGATATTGAACTTATTTTAATCGAAAGTGGTGGCGATAATTTATCGGCGACTTTTAGTCCTGATTTGGCAGATGTGAGCATTTTTGTTATTGATGTTGCTGAGGGAGATAAAATACCTCGCAAAGGCGGACCTGGTATTACGAGATCTGATTTGCTTATAATTAATAAAATTGACCTTGCTCCTTATGTAAATGCAGATTTGGGTGTTATGGAACATGATGCAAGAAAAATGCGCAATGGTCAACCATTTGTATTTACAAATCTTATGAGTCTTCAAGGACTTGATTCAGTTATTGGCTGGATTAAAAAATACGCTTTACTTGAAAATGCCGAAGAGCCGGAATTGGTTAGATAGTCTAATCGATTACACAACATTCAATTATTATAAATGATCAATAGATTAAATATTGTCAGCGGATATAAAGATGGACGTTCTTATCTAAAAGACGCATTCTTTACCAGACCCTTTCGTCTAGCCAATATTGGGCAAGACAGATCTGATCCTTCTTTGTACCTGATGCTTATGAGTTCTTCTCCGGGCATACTCGACAAAGACCATTATGATATAAACATTCAAATAGAGTCGGGAAGTCGTTTGCTTCTTGAATCTCAATCGTATCAGCGTTTGTTTAATATGGAAAATGGAGCGCAGCAGGAAATGAAAGTTTCCCTTGTCTCTGGTAGTACTTTTAGTTATGTACAGCATCCGATAGTACCACATGAACATTCTATTTTCAAGGCACATAACGTAATAAATCTGGAAGATAATTGCAGTCTGACATTAGGAGAAATAATTACTTGTGGACGAAAGCATTCGGGAGAAATATTTCGCTAT
This genomic window from Flavobacterium sp. 9 contains:
- the ureG gene encoding urease accessory protein UreG, which gives rise to MKERKYIKIGVAGPVGSGKTALIERLSRTLMNEYSIGVITNDIYTKEDAEFLTKNSMLPKERIIGVETGGCPHTAIREDASMNLEAVEEMASRFPDIELILIESGGDNLSATFSPDLADVSIFVIDVAEGDKIPRKGGPGITRSDLLIINKIDLAPYVNADLGVMEHDARKMRNGQPFVFTNLMSLQGLDSVIGWIKKYALLENAEEPELVR
- the ureB gene encoding urease subunit beta encodes the protein MIPGEYIISKGDIECNVGRKTVKVKVTNTADRPVQVGSHCHFFEINRMMSLDRSKAFGMRLNIAAGTAVRFEPGEEKEVELVALGGAKRAFGINNLVNGDTTLEVNKQHGLEKLKAENFKNK
- a CDS encoding urease accessory protein UreD, whose product is MINRLNIVSGYKDGRSYLKDAFFTRPFRLANIGQDRSDPSLYLMLMSSSPGILDKDHYDINIQIESGSRLLLESQSYQRLFNMENGAQQEMKVSLVSGSTFSYVQHPIVPHEHSIFKAHNVINLEDNCSLTLGEIITCGRKHSGEIFRYSKFQNLTEVFHNGKLVLKDNVLLQPLLADIQTIGQMEGYTHQGTLIYINTGAQNLEAIFEDTFSYLESQEEIAFGLSQPFDNAIIVRVLGNGGEQLYNVFRDIQQKLWKSEEQTNVTSQVIEPAVYSE
- the ureE gene encoding urease accessory protein UreE: MIINEVTGNLKEFDLGNRIIDLLEIEWFESTKRIQRKKTKRGDDIAIKFLKEGQRLRQDDILYADDQKVIVVAILPCDAIAVKPTTLLEMGSVCYEIGNKHLPMFIQNDEVLVPFEEPIFKWLSASGYKTEKIHTQLTNLLNSTVQPHGSHNESSSLFFKIMNIGK
- the ureA gene encoding urease subunit gamma, with the translated sequence MHLTPRESEKLLLHLAGELAAKRKARGLKLNYPESIAYISGHLLEAARDGKSVAELMQYGATLLTREDVMDGIAEMIHDVQIEATFPDGTKLVTVHSPIR
- a CDS encoding urease accessory protein UreF; its protein translation is MMKNFLGSLLHLSDPTLPIGGYSHSNGLETYIQLRLVNDTPSTALFVRNMLLNNLQYNDAAFVKLAYEVTKNNDIKALLQLDDECGALKTAREIREASQKLSLRLIKIFKRQTVEGIINEYEKAIVEKRAEGHYCIVFGVYAALLNIPLHEALYAFFYNATVGMVTNAVKLVPLGQLDGQDILHDMQELIETLTDNVISLDRNHVGLCNIGLDVRCMQHERLYSRLYMS
- the ureC gene encoding urease subunit alpha, which gives rise to MSLKINKLKYASMYGPTTGDKVRLGDTDIIIEVEKDFTVYGDESKFGGGKTIRDGMSQSSTATRDQGVLDLVITNATIIDHWGIVKADIGIKDGKIVGIGKAGNPDTMDGVDSNMIIGASTEAHGGENLIVTAGGIDTHIHFISPQQIETALYSGITTMIGGGTGPADGTNATTITPGKWYMEKMLQAAEAFPMNLGFFGKGNCSTEAPLAEQIEAGALGLKIHEDWGASPAVIDAALTVADKYDVQVAIHTDTLNEAGFLEDTMNAINGRVIHTFHTEGAGGGHAPDIIKAAMYPNVLPASTNPTRPYTVNTIDEHLDMLMVCHHLSKNIPEDVAFADSRIRPETIAAEDILHDMGVFSIMSSDSQAMGRVGEVVTRTWQTADKMRKQRGDLEEDKGSGNDNFRAKRYIAKYTINPAIAHGISQYVGSIEPGKMADLVLWKPMLFGVKPEIIIKGGMIIAARMGDPNASIPTPQPVIYRNMFGAFGKALSKTCATFVSQASLKNNIVEEYGLQKMILPVVGCRNISKKDLIHNDKTPEITVNSENYEVRVDGELITCEPAHDLPLAQRYFLF